In the genome of Natronorubrum daqingense, the window CGTCGACAGCGGTTCGTGTCGTGGCTTCTCGAGGATGCTGTTCCCGACCCACACTTCGAAATCCGGTTGTTCTCGCCTCGAGGCGAGCTACAGCAAGTCGGCCAGTGTCGTCATCGTCGTGTCCTTTTCGGCGTCGGTCATCCCGCCGACGAAGCCGGCGCGAACCGCATCGACGCCGTCGACGGCGGCGTATCGAGTGACGTGCGAGCGAACTTCCTCGGGCGTCCCCGCAGCCGCGAACTCGTCGAGGACCTCGTCGGAGAGCGCTGCGGACATCCCTGCACGGTCGCCGTCGTTCCACGCCGCTCGTATCGCTTCGACGACGTCCTCGTACCCCTGTGAAGCTACCGAATCACCGTAGTACGGTCCGTAGGCACCGATCAGGAACGCGAGCATCGACCGGGCCTTCGAGCGAGCCTGCTCGCGATCTTCGCTCGCGATACACCGTAGGATCGGACTAACGCGGACGTCGCTCGCGTCGCGCCCTCCGAGTTCGACTCCTCGCTCGAGATCCGCCAGTCGGTCTTCGAGCCCGTCCGTCGAGAACAGTTGCGGAACCCAGCCGTCCGCGAATCGGCCGGTTAGTTCCGTAGCTTTCGGCCCGAGCGTCGCGAGATCGATCCGGGGCGGCGTCTCGGGAACGTCTCGGTCGTAGGACAGCCCCCGTTGATCGAAAATTTGGCCCTCGTAGGCCGAGGTCCCGTCGGTACAGATCGTCCGGATTACCTCGAGCGTTTCGCGAAGTCGTCCCAACGGACGGTCGAACGACGTTCCGTGCCACTGCTCGGTCAGCGCGGGCGAACTCGGTCCGAGTCCCAGTCGGTACCGGCCGTCCGAGAGGTCGTGCAGGGCGAGGGCCGTCTGAGCGAGCACCGCCGGCGACCGGCCGTACGGCGAGAAAACGTCGTTCGAAATGCCGATCTCGTCGGTCTGAGCGGCGATCAGTGAGAGCGTCGGGACGATACTCCACCCCGTCGCTTCCCCCATCGAGACGCGACTGTATCCGAGCGCCTCCGCTCGACGAACGCGATCGACGATCGACTCGTGCGTGTCGTGATCACCCGTCATGACGACCAGATCGAGGGCTTCGTTCATTCGATGACACCACCGGTGAGATTCGTTTCGAACCGATACATCACCCGTAGTTCCAGTCGATCGAGTATAAATTTACAGGCTCACGGGTCTGCCCGTCCGTCGTCCTCCGATTCCATTCGACGAGGGGGTGGCTGCAGTATGCGATCGGCCGACGATTGGGATCTCCGACGTAAAAGCTAACACGTCGATCCCGAAACGTAGTGGTATGGATTATCTCCCCACACTACCGGAGACGCTGTCGCGGACGACGCGAAAGTACCCGGATCGAGAGGCGATCGTCTATCCTCGCAAGGACCTCCGACTCACCTACGCCGAACTCGACGAGCGAGTCGACCGGTTCGCGAACGTGCTTCGAGATCGCGGCGTCGAAACGGGTGATCGAGTCTCGCTGTTGCTCCACAACTCCGCCGAATTCGTGGTCGCACTGTTCGGACTCCTGCGCGCCGGTGCCGTCTTCAACCCCATCAACTATCGACTCGCGCCCAGCGAAGTGGGGTACATCCTCGAGGACTCCGAGTCGACAGTCCTCGTCTTCGAAGCGGCGACGCGAGAGACGGTCGAGAACGGCCGCGGTGAGTTCTCTACGGTCGAGGAATACGTCTACGTCGACGACGACGTCGAAGAAACGCCGGCGTACGCGGTCGGGTTCCACGACCTCCTCGAGAAGTCGGATACTACCGCGCCGTCGGTCTCGATCGATTCGACGGACCAGTACGCGATCATGTACACGAGCGGGACGACCGGTCGGCCAAAGGGCGTCGTCCACTCCCACCGGGACGCGACCTACCACAACATGCTTTATGCCGGCCAGATGGGGCTCGACTTCACGGACGTCGGCATCTCGGCGATGCCGTTGTATCACAACGCGGAACTCAACTGCGGACTCCTCGCGCGAATTAACCTCGGCGCGAAGACGGTGATCCTCCACGATTTCGACGCCCGACGCGCCCTCGAGGTCGTCGACGAGGAACGCGCGACCCACCTCTTCGTTGCCTCGCGGATCTGGCGACAGCTCCTCGAGACGTCA includes:
- a CDS encoding TIGR04024 family LLM class F420-dependent oxidoreductase, giving the protein MNEALDLVVMTGDHDTHESIVDRVRRAEALGYSRVSMGEATGWSIVPTLSLIAAQTDEIGISNDVFSPYGRSPAVLAQTALALHDLSDGRYRLGLGPSSPALTEQWHGTSFDRPLGRLRETLEVIRTICTDGTSAYEGQIFDQRGLSYDRDVPETPPRIDLATLGPKATELTGRFADGWVPQLFSTDGLEDRLADLERGVELGGRDASDVRVSPILRCIASEDREQARSKARSMLAFLIGAYGPYYGDSVASQGYEDVVEAIRAAWNDGDRAGMSAALSDEVLDEFAAAGTPEEVRSHVTRYAAVDGVDAVRAGFVGGMTDAEKDTTMTTLADLL
- a CDS encoding long-chain-fatty-acid--CoA ligase; its protein translation is MDYLPTLPETLSRTTRKYPDREAIVYPRKDLRLTYAELDERVDRFANVLRDRGVETGDRVSLLLHNSAEFVVALFGLLRAGAVFNPINYRLAPSEVGYILEDSESTVLVFEAATRETVENGRGEFSTVEEYVYVDDDVEETPAYAVGFHDLLEKSDTTAPSVSIDSTDQYAIMYTSGTTGRPKGVVHSHRDATYHNMLYAGQMGLDFTDVGISAMPLYHNAELNCGLLARINLGAKTVILHDFDARRALEVVDEERATHLFVASRIWRQLLETSRELDSFDGSSLSLGVYGAAPMPPSLLEECIETFTEDYATAYGMTEMGPCATFILPFEVREHLESVGRAAPNHEVRIVEPTEDEDPNDPVNPDDTVETGETGEIILQGPPMMEEYWNEPEKTADAIRDGWFFTGDAGYLNEDGYLFLVDRIDDMIISGGENIYPTEIENVLYQYDGVAEAAVIGEADDDWGERVVAYIVPDGELTANKLEIFCRESDDLAEFKRPRHYEFREELPRNPSGKIQKYKLRNEN